Within Flavobacterium pisciphilum, the genomic segment CCTTTGTAGTTATCTTTGTTTTCAAGACCACTCGAAGTTCCTTCGCTCCATTTAAACCTACCTGGATAACTCAAATCTGGACGAGTATATATTGCAAATTGCTTTTCCTGTGGATTCAAAAAATTTGAAATTTCCCTAAAAGTACCATTCGGATAATTTCTCATATCAAAAACGATGGCTTTTGTAGATTTGAGCATTTCAATCATTTCAGGAATATGTCTAGTTTTTATAACTCCCATATCGACATAACCAATATTATTCTCTAGAACCTTAAATTTTTCTTTCTTTTTTCGAGCACCTTTTTTAAATTCATTTCTATGAGAATCATGATAATCAAACCAAGTCATTGTTTTTGTTGTGTACTTACCGTCTTTTAAAAACTCAACTTTAACAGTTTCGGAATTCTTCATTAAAATTATCTTTGTCAATTTATCTAAATACGACGCATCATTCGATGCACAAATTAAATCCCTATTCTCGTCTATATACTCTTTAATAGTTTTATTATCTACTTTCGTAATTAAATCTCCTATTTTTATATCATCTGCTTGTGCTAAACTATCCCCTAAGATTTCTGTAACGACTATTTTCTCATCAATTATCTTACCGTCAGCAGGAAAATAAGTTTTACTTCCCGAAAATTGATATGCAATAAATTCAACATGGCTATCATCTAGCCTGCTCACCACCTTCTTAATTTCAGTAAAAAAACTACTACTATCTTTTGCATTAATGACATTAGGTAGAGCTTTTTCTAAAACTACTTCCCATTTCTGATCCATTTGATATTTATAAGGAAAAAAGTATTCAATTAGATTCCAATACATAAACAACATTCTAAGTTTGGAATTTTTATCATTGAAATCTGGATTTAAATAACTTTCATTTTTCAAAGAAACATTCCCTACATGTTCTGCTCCATCAATATAAAACTGACTCCCCTGAAATCTATTTGTCTCAATAAATTTTAGCTTTTTTGAAAGTTTTTTTGAAAACAGTTTATTAGTATTAATCCATGATAAATCGAAGTTTTTATCAAAATACTCAATATCTACTGCAGGAGTGATTGGCACTATCGATGGCACTTCTCCTAAAGAATCAATCCACTTTTCTATTACTAACGAAAACTCTTCTTTTGTTTGTGCTTTATCAATCTTTGGCAGCACTTCAATTAATTGATTGTCCCAATTAAAATCACCTTTGGCTACTTTGGGATGATAGTATTTTAAGAAACCCCACACTTTGCATGTGGCTACAAGTTTTTCTGTTTCTGTAATTTTTGCATTTGCTAATAAAATCTGGGAAGAAACAAAAAGTAATAATACGGTAATTTTTTTCATTTAATTTAATGGTTGTTTTTTTGGTTAATCGAATGTAAATATTAAAATTTAATTTCGGTAATTTTAGCACAAAAAAAGAGACAAAATTTCGATAATCCACATATCTAATCAAGAAGAACTAGAAGTTGATTATTTCATGTAGCGTTTCCTCAGGTTCTGAATGAGTACAGTTGATACTCCTTGATAAATTACTTACTTTTAGCAATTCAATTTAAAGACTATTTTAGTGATATCTGATCGCCATATTTCAACATTTATTCTCCATTTAGAAGAAGTAATTCCGCTAACCGAAAAAGATAAAATACTATTATCAAACCACTTGGAACTTGTTAAATTAAAGAAAAAAGAAAACCTTCTTGAACCCGGACAAGTCTCTAGACATTTAC encodes:
- a CDS encoding S41 family peptidase; translated protein: MKKITVLLLFVSSQILLANAKITETEKLVATCKVWGFLKYYHPKVAKGDFNWDNQLIEVLPKIDKAQTKEEFSLVIEKWIDSLGEVPSIVPITPAVDIEYFDKNFDLSWINTNKLFSKKLSKKLKFIETNRFQGSQFYIDGAEHVGNVSLKNESYLNPDFNDKNSKLRMLFMYWNLIEYFFPYKYQMDQKWEVVLEKALPNVINAKDSSSFFTEIKKVVSRLDDSHVEFIAYQFSGSKTYFPADGKIIDEKIVVTEILGDSLAQADDIKIGDLITKVDNKTIKEYIDENRDLICASNDASYLDKLTKIILMKNSETVKVEFLKDGKYTTKTMTWFDYHDSHRNEFKKGARKKKEKFKVLENNIGYVDMGVIKTRHIPEMIEMLKSTKAIVFDMRNYPNGTFREISNFLNPQEKQFAIYTRPDLSYPGRFKWSEGTSSGLENKDNYKGKVIVLLNEKSVSQSEWTAMCFQTAGNTTIIGSQTAGADGNVSHFDFKGFHTMFSGIGVYYPDKRQTQRIGIVPDIEVKPTILGIQQGKDEVLDRALLFIGTGK